In Streptomyces longhuiensis, the following proteins share a genomic window:
- the glgC gene encoding glucose-1-phosphate adenylyltransferase — MRGGPSVLGIVLAGGEGKRLLPLTADRAKPAVTFGGTYRLVDFVLSNLVNADILRICVLTQYKSHSLDRHVTTTWRMSSLLGNYVTPVPAQQRLGPRWYLGSADAILQSLNLVQDEQPDYIAVFGADHVYRMDPRQMLQQHIESGAGVTVAGIRVPRAEASSFGIITPAGDGTRVDRFLEKPADPPGIPGSPHQVFASMGNYVFTTKTLIDALQQDSETPNSVHDMGGSILPMLTERGVAQLYDFDGNHVPGETPHEHGYWRDVGTLDAYYEAHLDLLSDKPAFNLDNRRWPIYTHPGQLPPAKFCAGGIAGQSIVSPGCVIRGQVTRSVLSPGVTVEEGAVVQGSVLHDNVRIGRGAVVRGAVLDKNVDVPPGATIGVNPERDAELYTVSKGGVIALGKGRQVVA, encoded by the coding sequence ATGCGCGGTGGACCTTCGGTGCTCGGGATCGTACTGGCGGGCGGGGAGGGCAAGCGCCTGCTGCCACTCACCGCCGACCGGGCGAAACCGGCGGTCACCTTCGGCGGCACGTACCGCCTCGTCGACTTCGTCCTGTCCAACCTCGTCAACGCCGACATCCTGCGCATCTGTGTCCTGACCCAGTACAAGTCGCACTCGCTCGACCGGCACGTCACGACGACCTGGCGCATGTCGAGCCTGCTCGGCAACTACGTCACGCCCGTCCCGGCCCAGCAGCGCCTCGGCCCGCGCTGGTACCTCGGCAGCGCGGACGCCATCCTCCAGTCCCTGAACCTGGTCCAGGACGAACAGCCCGACTACATCGCGGTGTTCGGCGCCGACCACGTCTACCGCATGGACCCGCGTCAGATGCTCCAGCAGCACATCGAGAGCGGCGCGGGCGTCACGGTCGCGGGCATCCGTGTACCCCGCGCGGAAGCCTCGTCGTTCGGGATCATCACCCCGGCCGGTGACGGCACGCGCGTGGACCGTTTCCTGGAGAAGCCGGCCGACCCGCCCGGCATCCCGGGCTCCCCGCACCAGGTCTTCGCCTCCATGGGCAACTACGTCTTCACCACGAAGACCCTCATCGACGCGTTGCAGCAGGACTCCGAGACGCCCAACTCCGTTCACGACATGGGCGGTTCGATCCTTCCGATGCTCACGGAACGCGGTGTGGCCCAGCTCTACGACTTCGACGGCAACCACGTCCCCGGCGAGACGCCCCACGAGCACGGCTACTGGCGGGACGTCGGCACCCTCGACGCGTACTACGAGGCCCACCTCGACCTGCTCTCGGACAAGCCCGCCTTCAACCTCGACAACCGGCGCTGGCCCATCTACACGCACCCCGGGCAGCTGCCGCCCGCCAAGTTCTGCGCGGGCGGCATCGCGGGCCAGTCGATCGTCAGCCCGGGCTGCGTCATCCGCGGGCAGGTCACCCGCTCCGTCCTGTCCCCGGGCGTCACCGTCGAGGAGGGCGCGGTCGTCCAGGGCTCGGTCCTGCACGACAACGTCCGGATCGGCAGGGGCGCCGTGGTGCGCGGAGCCGTGCTCGACAAGAACGTGGACGTCCCGCCGGGCGCGACCATCGGCGTCAACCCGGAGCGGGACGCCGAGCTGTACACCGTGTCGAAGGGCGGCGTGATCGCGCTGGGCAAGGGGCGGCAGGTCGTGGCCTGA
- a CDS encoding GH92 family glycosyl hydrolase gives MRWTQRLRGAGTAVAAAALLGGALAVPSAQAAAATDEGRLTDLVNPFIGTENEGNTYPGAAVPFGMVQFSPDTGHNTGYDYSENHIRGFSTVHLSGVGCGLGGDLPVLPTTGDITSTDYAKYAAEFSHDDEKASPGSYKVGLKTGIEAELTATKRTGVQRYTFPATDKANVLINAGQSLHKTLNTKVEILDNRTVRTAITGSGFCQDTKPYTVYTITRFDRPFTTSGTWKGDAVTEGSKESTAGGERSGAFVRFDTSKDRSVEATTAISYVDAKGAALNLRSEGGRSYDRVEHAAQAAWEDRLDDVKAQGGSDTLRRTFYSSLYRSFLAPNIGSDVDGRYTGWDQKIHRAKGYTYYQNWSLWDTYRTQAQLLSLLAPGESRDMAISVIKIDEESGWLPKWGYGTVETNIMTGDPVTPFLTNAYQQGLLKGYEEQAYRALKKNADGVPPADSAPVGREANKEYIADGFAPYIKDRAHVKPGDSDYDHGASATLEYALSDAMLGQMAKDLGHKDDAARYTQRAQNYRKIFDSSTGFFRARDAAGAFTGPADPAQSEGFHEGTSWQYQWLVPQDLPGMVGLIGGTKAANDRLDSFFAYDQLVQDPAKTAREVWVNGPYAYYNADKYNPQNEPDLIAPYTYLSTGQPWKTTDVVHAALTLFTDAPTGMTGNDDLGTMSAWNVLSSIGIFPVQPGTDTWGLSTPVFERVDLTLDRRYYPKGRLTVKAPGTSDSARYIQSAQTDGTAFGKTYLTTDDIRGLRELSFKVGDKPSTWGTSADAAPPALK, from the coding sequence ATGAGATGGACCCAACGGCTGCGCGGAGCGGGGACGGCGGTGGCGGCGGCCGCGCTCCTGGGCGGTGCGCTCGCCGTGCCATCGGCCCAGGCGGCCGCGGCCACCGACGAGGGCCGGCTCACCGATCTGGTCAACCCGTTCATCGGCACCGAGAACGAGGGCAACACCTACCCGGGCGCCGCCGTGCCCTTCGGCATGGTGCAGTTCTCGCCCGACACGGGGCACAACACGGGCTACGACTACTCCGAGAACCACATCCGCGGCTTCTCCACCGTGCATCTGTCCGGCGTCGGCTGCGGCCTCGGCGGCGACCTGCCCGTGCTGCCCACGACCGGCGACATCACGTCGACCGACTACGCCAAGTACGCGGCCGAGTTCAGCCACGACGACGAGAAGGCGAGCCCGGGCTCGTACAAGGTCGGCCTGAAGACGGGCATCGAGGCCGAGCTGACCGCGACGAAGCGGACCGGCGTGCAGCGCTACACGTTCCCCGCCACCGACAAGGCCAACGTCCTCATCAACGCGGGTCAGTCGCTGCACAAGACCCTGAACACCAAGGTCGAGATCCTCGACAACCGCACCGTCCGCACGGCCATCACGGGCAGTGGCTTCTGCCAGGACACCAAGCCGTACACGGTGTACACGATCACCCGTTTCGACCGGCCGTTCACGACCTCGGGCACGTGGAAGGGCGACGCGGTCACCGAGGGCTCGAAGGAGTCGACGGCCGGCGGTGAGCGCAGCGGCGCGTTCGTGCGCTTCGACACCTCCAAGGACCGCAGCGTCGAGGCGACCACGGCGATCTCGTACGTCGACGCGAAGGGTGCGGCGCTCAACCTCCGTTCCGAGGGCGGCCGTTCGTACGACCGTGTCGAGCACGCCGCGCAGGCCGCGTGGGAGGACCGGCTGGACGACGTCAAGGCGCAGGGCGGCAGCGACACGCTCCGCCGCACCTTCTACTCGTCCCTGTACCGCTCGTTCCTCGCGCCGAACATCGGCAGCGACGTCGACGGCCGCTACACCGGCTGGGACCAGAAGATCCACCGGGCCAAGGGCTACACGTACTACCAGAACTGGTCCCTGTGGGACACCTATCGCACGCAGGCGCAGCTCCTGTCGCTGCTCGCGCCGGGTGAGTCCCGCGACATGGCGATCTCCGTCATCAAGATCGACGAGGAGAGCGGCTGGCTGCCCAAGTGGGGCTACGGCACGGTCGAGACGAACATCATGACCGGCGACCCGGTCACCCCGTTCCTCACCAACGCGTACCAGCAGGGTCTGCTCAAGGGCTACGAGGAGCAGGCGTACCGCGCGCTGAAGAAGAACGCCGACGGCGTCCCGCCCGCCGACTCCGCGCCGGTCGGCCGTGAGGCCAACAAGGAGTACATCGCGGACGGCTTCGCGCCGTACATCAAGGACCGCGCGCATGTGAAGCCGGGCGACTCCGACTACGACCACGGCGCCTCGGCGACCCTGGAGTACGCGCTGTCCGACGCGATGCTCGGGCAGATGGCGAAGGACCTGGGCCACAAGGACGACGCGGCGCGGTACACGCAGCGGGCGCAGAACTACCGGAAGATCTTCGACAGTTCGACCGGCTTCTTCCGGGCGCGGGACGCGGCGGGCGCCTTCACCGGTCCGGCCGACCCCGCCCAGAGCGAGGGCTTCCACGAGGGCACGTCCTGGCAGTACCAGTGGCTCGTCCCGCAGGACCTGCCCGGCATGGTCGGCCTGATCGGCGGCACCAAGGCGGCGAACGACCGCCTCGACTCGTTCTTCGCGTACGACCAGCTGGTGCAGGACCCCGCGAAGACCGCCCGTGAGGTGTGGGTCAACGGTCCGTACGCCTACTACAACGCGGACAAGTACAACCCGCAGAACGAGCCCGACCTGATCGCGCCCTACACGTACCTCTCGACCGGCCAGCCCTGGAAGACGACCGACGTCGTGCACGCGGCGCTCACGCTCTTCACGGACGCCCCCACCGGCATGACCGGAAATGACGACCTCGGGACCATGTCCGCCTGGAACGTCCTGTCGTCGATCGGAATCTTCCCGGTCCAGCCCGGCACGGACACCTGGGGCCTGTCGACCCCGGTCTTCGAGCGGGTGGACCTGACCCTCGACCGGCGCTACTACCCGAAGGGCCGCCTCACGGTGAAGGCTCCGGGGACGTCGGACTCGGCGCGGTACATCCAGTCGGCGCAGACCGACGGGACCGCTTTCGGGAAGACGTATCTGACGACGGACGACATTCGCGGGCTGCGGGAGCTGTCCTTCAAGGTCGGCGACAAGCCCTCCACCTGGGGCACCTCCGCCGACGCGGCGCCGCCGGCGCTGAAGTAA
- the glgA gene encoding glycogen synthase codes for MRVGLLTREYPPDVYGGAGVHVEFLARELRSLVDLDVHTWGEGGAEGLRRHRAWQALDGANDALRTFSVDLSIAAALEGRELVHSHTWYANLAGHLGKLLHGIPHIVTAHSLEPLRPWKAEQLGGGYALSSWAERTAVEAADAVIAVSGAMRDDILACYPAIDPARVRVVHNGIDSALYRPDPATDVLARIGVDQERPYIVFVGRITRQKGVPHLLRAAKELDPSAQLILCAGAPDTPAIGREFRTLVDELRTLRDGVHWIPQMLPRTEVVQLLTHARAFVCPSVYEPLGIVNLEAMACGTAVVASAVGGIPEVVADGTTGLLVPYEEGDPQTFESGLAQALNRLVADPAEAARMGVAGRERSEREFGWDTVARRTADVYDEILKAK; via the coding sequence ATGAGAGTGGGGCTGCTGACCCGGGAGTACCCGCCGGATGTCTACGGCGGAGCAGGCGTCCATGTCGAGTTCCTCGCAAGGGAGTTACGCTCCCTCGTCGACCTCGACGTGCACACCTGGGGCGAGGGCGGCGCCGAGGGGCTGCGGCGGCACCGCGCCTGGCAGGCGCTCGACGGGGCGAACGACGCGCTGCGCACCTTCTCCGTGGACCTGTCCATCGCCGCCGCGCTCGAAGGCCGCGAACTCGTCCACTCCCACACCTGGTACGCCAATCTCGCGGGCCACCTGGGCAAGTTGCTCCACGGCATCCCGCACATCGTGACCGCGCACTCACTCGAACCGCTGCGCCCCTGGAAGGCAGAGCAACTCGGCGGCGGATACGCCCTGTCGAGCTGGGCCGAGCGCACCGCCGTCGAGGCGGCCGACGCGGTCATCGCCGTCTCCGGAGCCATGCGCGACGACATCCTGGCCTGCTATCCGGCGATCGACCCGGCCAGGGTCCGCGTCGTCCACAACGGCATCGACTCCGCCCTCTACCGCCCCGACCCCGCCACCGACGTCCTCGCCCGCATCGGCGTCGACCAGGAGCGCCCGTACATCGTCTTCGTCGGACGCATCACGCGGCAGAAGGGTGTTCCCCATCTCCTGAGGGCAGCCAAGGAGTTGGACCCGTCGGCGCAGCTGATCCTGTGCGCCGGAGCCCCCGACACCCCCGCCATCGGGCGCGAATTCCGCACCCTGGTGGACGAGTTGCGCACGCTGCGGGACGGCGTCCACTGGATCCCGCAGATGCTGCCTCGTACCGAGGTGGTCCAACTCCTCACCCACGCGAGGGCGTTCGTCTGTCCGTCGGTGTACGAACCGCTCGGCATCGTGAATCTGGAGGCGATGGCGTGCGGCACCGCCGTCGTGGCCTCCGCCGTCGGCGGCATCCCCGAGGTCGTCGCCGACGGGACGACGGGCCTCCTCGTGCCCTACGAGGAGGGGGACCCGCAGACGTTCGAGAGCGGGCTCGCGCAGGCCCTGAACCGGCTGGTGGCGGACCCCGCGGAGGCGGCCCGCATGGGCGTCGCAGGACGTGAGCGCTCGGAGCGCGAGTTCGGCTGGGACACCGTGGCCCGGCGGACGGCCGACGTGTACGACGAGATCCTCAAGGCGAAGTAG